In the Candidatus Latescibacter sp. genome, one interval contains:
- a CDS encoding HAMP domain-containing sensor histidine kinase, producing MVSPKNGNTGAQALSETVTPPSEGSLWRPGWFVTMRFIATTGAAMVLLFTRFVLDIKTINYSWLWFITVILFLTNVFYFLYYRSGSLNLTLDISLLKRRFLRFTLIQINADLVILTLLIHFSGGAANPFFIFYFFHIIIGSILLSKKYTYFEAFFAAVLFIGIAVLEAAGVIHHYKLFPFSFYSDPLFLAGLLSVFTFSLFMSVYLTATAMDRLRIHQVWLENSLRERDRLVMEKSHFLEVVAHDIRSPLAAIESTAISALDAYGHEMNQGMKETIERIPKRTRELSRFIQNLLSFSQLRNLNEIKTHFKHINFLPIVTSTVEMYMDEALEKKIRMTVQAEPKIPLIIGSGEYLERMVGNLISNAIRYTPENGSVTVKVNHDEKDVILTVADTGIGVPEKEIPRLFTEFFRASNARKFTASGTGLGLPITRFIVENHGGTISANSIEGEGSVFTVRIPAAPAKHES from the coding sequence ATGGTATCTCCAAAGAACGGTAATACTGGCGCACAGGCTTTGTCCGAGACCGTGACTCCTCCCTCCGAAGGGTCTCTCTGGCGTCCCGGATGGTTTGTGACGATGCGGTTTATCGCGACGACCGGCGCGGCGATGGTGCTCCTTTTCACCCGGTTCGTTTTGGATATCAAAACCATCAATTATTCCTGGCTGTGGTTTATCACCGTCATCCTCTTCCTGACCAATGTATTCTACTTTCTCTACTACCGCTCGGGCAGCCTTAATCTGACCCTGGACATTTCTTTACTGAAACGACGATTCCTGCGGTTCACCCTGATACAGATCAATGCCGATCTGGTGATATTAACCCTTCTCATCCATTTCAGCGGGGGGGCGGCCAACCCCTTTTTCATTTTTTATTTCTTCCACATTATCATCGGTTCCATCCTGCTTTCAAAAAAGTACACCTATTTTGAAGCGTTCTTTGCCGCGGTGCTATTTATCGGAATAGCTGTTCTTGAAGCAGCAGGTGTGATCCATCATTACAAACTCTTTCCCTTCTCATTTTACTCCGATCCCCTGTTTCTGGCCGGGCTGCTTTCTGTTTTTACATTTTCGCTGTTCATGAGCGTATATCTCACAGCCACTGCCATGGATCGGTTGCGCATCCACCAGGTATGGCTGGAAAACTCACTTCGGGAACGCGACCGCCTGGTGATGGAGAAATCCCATTTCCTCGAAGTGGTAGCTCACGATATCCGGAGCCCGCTGGCGGCCATCGAATCCACAGCTATCTCGGCGCTGGATGCCTATGGCCATGAAATGAATCAGGGCATGAAAGAAACCATCGAGCGCATACCAAAACGCACCCGGGAACTAAGCCGGTTTATTCAGAATCTCCTCAGTTTCTCCCAGCTTCGCAATTTGAATGAGATTAAAACCCATTTCAAACATATCAATTTCCTTCCCATCGTGACCTCAACAGTGGAAATGTATATGGACGAGGCGCTGGAAAAGAAGATCAGGATGACAGTGCAGGCGGAACCGAAAATCCCTCTTATAATCGGCAGCGGCGAATACCTCGAACGCATGGTAGGCAACCTTATCTCCAATGCCATACGCTACACACCGGAGAACGGTTCGGTAACGGTCAAGGTGAACCATGACGAAAAGGATGTGATTCTCACGGTCGCCGATACCGGCATCGGAGTACCGGAAAAGGAAATCCCCAGACTATTCACCGAATTCTTCCGCGCCAGCAACGCCCGCAAGTTCACCGCCTCCGGCACCGGCCTCGGCCTTCCCATCACCCGCTTCATTGTCGAAAATCATGGCGGCACCATCAGTGCGAACAGCATCGAAGGTGAAGGCAGTGTGTTTACCGTCCGCATCCCCGCAGCACCGGCGAAACATGAATCATAA